Proteins from one Terriglobus tenax genomic window:
- a CDS encoding limonene-1,2-epoxide hydrolase family protein: MPTPIETVSDFCATFFEDGGRPAVRRWFTPNTRWVNEGLAVTKGVEEAIALIDGLGASMGIATVRIDILAIAADGSRVLTERLDRFERADGSEIGRAMVMGIFEIEGDKIIEWRDYFDVNAVQKFAAD, translated from the coding sequence ATGCCCACCCCAATCGAAACTGTTTCAGATTTCTGCGCGACGTTCTTTGAAGACGGCGGAAGGCCAGCCGTCCGTCGCTGGTTCACACCCAACACCCGTTGGGTTAACGAAGGTCTTGCGGTCACCAAGGGCGTCGAAGAGGCCATCGCCCTGATCGACGGACTTGGGGCGTCGATGGGCATCGCGACGGTTCGTATCGACATCCTCGCGATTGCCGCCGACGGATCTCGAGTTCTCACCGAGAGGCTTGACCGGTTCGAGCGTGCGGACGGCAGTGAAATCGGACGCGCGATGGTCATGGGCATCTTCGAGATCGAAGGCGACAAGATTATCGAGTGGAGGGACTACTTCGACGTCAACGCCGTACAGAAATTTGCCGCAGATTGA
- a CDS encoding AraC family transcriptional regulator, translating into MSELDKIRAMTVRHAGRQSPQLPRLIAYTLDHTTEVDPLIYDPAVSLVIQGTQRMFIGDKMFEYGPGQSMIVAAEIAALGQICEASEDQPFVAVGLFLDPALLSDLVLEMATMPELRIESGYGVSTASESLLGAWRRLLELLDRPAEIPFMAQSLEHELMFRLLMGPHGGLLRQIAGSDSRLMHIRKAMAWIRDHYTERLNFKAVAALAGMSVSVFYDRFKAVAAVSPLQYQKYIRLHEARRRMIANQASAAEVGFAVGYESASQFSREYKRLFGAPPGQDTERAKAGLGASIR; encoded by the coding sequence ATGAGCGAACTCGACAAAATCCGCGCGATGACGGTACGCCACGCAGGTCGTCAGAGTCCTCAACTGCCGAGACTGATCGCTTACACCCTCGACCATACAACCGAGGTTGACCCACTGATCTACGATCCTGCCGTGTCCCTGGTGATTCAGGGAACTCAGCGCATGTTTATCGGCGACAAGATGTTTGAGTACGGCCCTGGCCAAAGCATGATTGTTGCGGCTGAGATCGCTGCGTTGGGTCAGATCTGTGAGGCGTCAGAGGATCAACCGTTTGTCGCAGTCGGACTGTTTCTGGACCCGGCTCTGCTGTCGGATCTCGTACTTGAGATGGCCACGATGCCAGAGCTGCGGATTGAGTCGGGATACGGCGTTAGCACCGCGAGCGAATCGCTCCTGGGCGCTTGGAGAAGACTACTGGAGCTACTTGATCGGCCAGCCGAAATCCCGTTCATGGCTCAGTCCCTGGAGCACGAACTCATGTTTCGGCTGCTGATGGGACCGCATGGCGGCCTGCTCCGTCAGATTGCCGGATCTGACTCGCGCCTGATGCACATCCGAAAGGCCATGGCTTGGATCCGCGACCACTACACCGAGCGCCTCAATTTCAAGGCCGTCGCTGCACTCGCGGGCATGAGCGTATCCGTTTTTTACGACCGTTTTAAAGCCGTCGCCGCCGTCAGCCCGCTTCAGTATCAGAAGTATATCCGGCTCCATGAGGCCCGCCGTCGTATGATCGCAAACCAGGCAAGTGCAGCCGAAGTAGGGTTCGCAGTCGGCTATGAAAGCGCATCGCAGTTCAGCCGTGAGTACAAGCGTCTCTTCGGAGCGCCGCCGGGACAGGATACCGAGAGAGCGAAGGCAGGCTTGGGGGCATCAATCCGTTAG
- a CDS encoding TetR/AcrR family transcriptional regulator: protein MTLPKRRERYRAELRAETLTTARELIKKEGYEGLTIRKLASRMDCSPMALYSYFADKQALLIALALEGFEKVAKRFDSTTGRDPLSAIRKILLDYIAYAEENPFEYRILFMSIETLGELELTREDLQERNPAFGPLFKLVEACIKAGVLQGDPFAVTTVLWTGAHGAAALLITATKFPFASRESYAEEVVDTLLSGVQNRVIAPI from the coding sequence ATGACTCTGCCAAAGCGAAGAGAACGTTATCGCGCTGAACTGCGTGCCGAGACTCTGACGACGGCCCGAGAGCTCATTAAGAAGGAAGGCTATGAGGGGTTGACCATCCGCAAGCTCGCCAGTCGGATGGATTGTTCGCCGATGGCTCTCTACTCGTACTTCGCCGACAAGCAGGCTCTACTCATTGCTCTCGCACTGGAGGGCTTTGAAAAGGTGGCCAAACGATTCGATTCCACTACTGGTCGAGATCCGCTATCGGCTATCAGGAAGATACTGCTCGATTACATCGCGTATGCCGAGGAGAATCCTTTTGAGTACAGAATCCTGTTCATGTCGATTGAAACGCTTGGAGAGCTAGAGTTAACCCGAGAGGACTTGCAGGAGCGAAATCCAGCCTTTGGACCTCTCTTCAAGTTGGTAGAGGCGTGCATCAAGGCGGGTGTGCTTCAAGGGGACCCATTCGCCGTAACTACCGTGTTATGGACAGGCGCGCATGGGGCGGCGGCGCTGCTGATCACGGCAACGAAATTTCCGTTCGCCAGCCGTGAGTCATACGCAGAGGAGGTTGTCGATACCCTCCTCAGTGGCGTGCAAAACCGGGTAATCGCGCCGATCTGA
- a CDS encoding efflux transporter outer membrane subunit, whose product MLPSTGSPAARTFIVKMSFLIALSASVTGCSVGPKYRRPTVNLQPFHNAPSIEARTASMPSAPLDQWWTGFHDLVLTRVVMRALDQNLDLAVAMTRVEQARAAARGAGARRLPSAALSASTTSIYQSTESMTGRIGRYLPGYDRSQNYYDLGISASWEADLFGGLKKGAEAATAEAQAAEALHTGTRITVVAEAADAYIQVRGAQARLIFAQEQISTDTHLVELVQQRRDAGVASDRELAQAQAVLSQAKATVPLIKVSLEAQLNRLDVLMGAQPGTYAAELTPVVDIPEVPAISDFGTPTDLLRRRPDIIAAERMVAASNARIGAALAEYYPKLSLSGVLGSQALAPAHLFQQQGFQPAGVVGLRWRLFDFGRVAAEVKQARGAEAGALLQYRSSVLHAAEDVEDAFSLLVQSENRRNEILREIEELQRVRDRSEESYTAGVIGLTDVLDADRQLLAAKDDLAVARESAARAAIGSYRALGGGWLQ is encoded by the coding sequence ATGTTGCCCTCAACTGGCTCACCCGCCGCGCGGACGTTCATTGTAAAAATGAGCTTTCTTATTGCATTAAGCGCGAGCGTCACCGGCTGTTCCGTGGGGCCCAAATATCGTCGCCCGACGGTGAACTTGCAGCCGTTTCACAACGCCCCGTCCATCGAAGCACGAACTGCTTCCATGCCGTCCGCGCCCCTCGACCAGTGGTGGACCGGCTTTCATGATCTCGTTCTAACCAGAGTTGTGATGCGGGCACTGGACCAGAATCTTGATCTCGCGGTTGCCATGACGCGGGTCGAGCAGGCGCGTGCGGCGGCCCGAGGGGCGGGAGCGCGACGGCTGCCGTCTGCAGCTCTCAGTGCTTCGACGACTTCGATTTATCAGTCCACCGAAAGCATGACCGGCCGCATCGGTCGGTACCTGCCCGGCTACGATCGCAGCCAGAACTATTACGATCTCGGAATCAGCGCAAGCTGGGAAGCGGATCTGTTTGGCGGTCTGAAGAAGGGCGCTGAAGCCGCGACCGCCGAAGCCCAGGCGGCGGAGGCTCTTCACACAGGAACCCGCATTACCGTTGTCGCAGAAGCCGCTGATGCTTACATACAGGTACGTGGTGCGCAGGCACGCCTAATCTTTGCCCAAGAGCAGATCTCGACGGACACCCATCTCGTCGAGTTGGTGCAGCAGCGCAGAGACGCAGGCGTCGCCTCCGACCGTGAACTCGCCCAGGCCCAGGCTGTGTTATCGCAAGCCAAGGCGACGGTTCCGCTCATCAAAGTCTCTCTGGAGGCACAGCTGAACCGGCTGGATGTTCTTATGGGCGCCCAGCCCGGAACGTACGCAGCCGAGCTGACGCCGGTGGTCGACATACCCGAAGTGCCTGCAATCTCCGACTTCGGCACGCCTACGGATCTATTGCGCAGGAGACCTGACATCATCGCTGCCGAGCGAATGGTGGCTGCGTCGAACGCTCGCATTGGTGCAGCTCTCGCGGAATATTATCCAAAGCTTTCGCTGTCGGGCGTCCTTGGATCGCAAGCGCTCGCGCCCGCACACCTCTTCCAACAGCAGGGATTTCAACCTGCCGGTGTCGTGGGTCTGCGTTGGAGACTCTTCGATTTCGGCAGAGTTGCCGCGGAAGTGAAACAAGCGCGCGGCGCTGAGGCCGGGGCCTTGCTCCAGTATCGAAGTTCTGTCCTGCATGCGGCCGAGGATGTGGAAGATGCCTTCAGTCTCCTCGTCCAGTCAGAGAATCGTCGCAACGAAATCCTGCGTGAAATCGAGGAGCTGCAGCGCGTACGCGACCGCTCCGAAGAGTCTTACACCGCCGGTGTCATCGGCCTAACTGACGTACTCGATGCCGATCGTCAATTGCTTGCGGCCAAGGACGACTTGGCCGTGGCACGAGAGAGTGCGGCGCGTGCAGCCATAGGCTCTTATCGCGCTCTCGG